A single Argentina anserina chromosome 7, drPotAnse1.1, whole genome shotgun sequence DNA region contains:
- the LOC126803539 gene encoding uncharacterized protein LOC126803539, translating to MSFFRKLLKQRQQHSQEDAEMMDAMVMNTTMMMAHLDNSDEPQGRGSRPGRSPNHPRNRVSGGISLMADYFIERPIFRAEEFRRRYRMHTHLFNRIMTKLCNHDPYWHQRADATGLLGLLPQQKMTGALRMLAYGAAADQCAEICRMGESTTLECMKKFCQQVIHHFGGEYLRAPTETDLKRLLARADQRGFPGMIGSIDCMHWEWKNCPTGWHGAYSGRKGRPTIILEAVASHDTWVWHAFFSVPGAQNDINVLDQSPVFEGLIAGNTPTVMFYANGRRYSNAYYLADGIYPRYSTFVKTIPNPESQAQKLFTKKQEAYRKDVERCFGILQSRWAIIRHGARLHRSSTLKNIMIACIILHNMIVEDEFVEEEYVEPEEEDLLNPLAARVYDGPVDPQGV from the coding sequence ATGAGCTTCTTTCGCAAATTGTTGAAGCAGAGACAACAACACAGTCAAGAAGATGCTGAGATGATGGATGCCATGGTGATGAACACGACGATGATGATGGCACATCTTGATAATTCAGATGAACCACAAGGACGCGGTTCACGTCCTGGCCGCTCTCCTAATCACCCCAGAAATAGGGTATCTGGGGGAATTAGTCTCATGGCAGATTACTTCATCGAGCGTCCGATCTTTAGGGCAGAAGAATTTCGTCGGAGGTACCGAATGCACACCCATTTGTTCAACCGCATCATGACGAAGCTCTGCAACCACGACCCTTATTGGCATCAAAGAGCAGATGCCACTGGACTACTAGGGTTGCTgccccaacaaaagatgacaGGTGCCCTCCGAATGTTGGCGTACGGCGCAGCTGCTGATCAGTGTGCTGAGATATGCAGGATGGGGGAATCAACTACACTAGAGTGCATGAAGAAGTTTTGCCAACAGGTGATACATCATTTTGGTGGCGAGTATCTCCGTGCTCCAACAGAGACTGACCTTAAAAGGCTTCTTGCTAGAGCTGATCAGCGAGGATTTCCAGGAATGATTGGAAGCATTGACTGCATGCAttgggagtggaagaactgTCCAACCGGATGGCATGGGGCTTACAGCGGCCGGAAAGGTCGTCCCACCATAATACTAGAGGCGGTGGCCTCGCATGACACATGGGTATGGCATGCTTTCTTCAGTGTACCAGGAGCTCAAAATGATATTAATGTCCTTGATCAATCACCTGTGTTTGAAGGGCTCATTGCCGGAAACACACCGACTGTGATGTTTTACGCCAATGGTAGACGATATAGCAATGCTTATTATCTCGCCGACGGaatatatccaaggtactccACATTTGTAAAAACAATTCCAAACCCTGAATCACAAGCACAAAAACTATTtacaaagaaacaagaagCATACCGCAAAGATGTAGAGAGGTGTTTTGGCATCCTGCAATCTCGTTGGGCAATCATTCGACATGGAGCTCGGTTGCATAGGAGTTCGACACTGAAAAACATAATGATAGCTTGTATcatattgcataacatgattgtAGAGGATGAATTTGTAGAAGAAGAATATGTCGAGC